The Pseudomonas rhizosphaerae genomic sequence AAAGCAGGGAAGTCGGCGCTTTCCAGGCGAACTTCGGCACGTTCGCGCCAGCCAGTGATGGTCTGGCCCTTGTCATCGTAGATCGGATAGCTGTTGCGACTGCCCTGGCGTACGATCACGCCCTTGACCTCACGGGCCTGGGCCAGGGCCTTGTTCAGGGTATCGCTGATGCCGGCGGCGAGCTTGGCTGGGTCGGCGTTCTGTTCTTCGCTGTAGAGGGTCACGAGCATCAGGTCGCGAGGCACTTCCTGGCTGACCTCGGCACGCAGGGAAATCTGATTGTAGCGGGCCTCGTCGGCCAGGGCAGGGAGGCTGGACAACAGGCTTGCGCCAAGGACCAGGGCGGCGCTGCGGGTGATGACGGGCATGGAAAACTCCTTGTTGTAGGTGCTGCGTAAGACTGACCAGGCGGGATGCGGTTCCTGAGAGGCGCACATGGACCTACCACCTTTCACACTAAACCGAAGGTCTGGATGACGAACGCGGTCATTTGCCGCAGTTTCCGCTGTCGGCGCGCCGAGTTGGTTATACTTGCACCGATCCGCCTGCAGCGCTCACTGGAGAGCACATGCTCGCCCACCCTATGCCTCTTTCCGCATCCCGCCAGAACCTCTGGCGCCTGACCTTCATCCGCACACTGGTACTGGCCGCACAGGCCGGTTCGGTCGGCTTCGCCTACCTCACGCACCTGCTGCCCTTGCCTTGGCTGGCGTTGAGCACAACCCTGGCGGTGTCGGCCATTCTCTGCGCGCTGACCGTCCTGCGCCTGCGCTTCTCGTTGCCGGTCACCGAGCTGGAATATGCCCTGCAACTGGCTTGCGACCTGCTCATCCACAGTGTCCTGCTGTACTACTCGGGCGGCGGCGCCAACCCGTTCGTTTCCTACTACCTGGTGCCGCTGACCATCGCCGCCGTCACCCTGCCGTGGGTCTATTCCCTGGTGCTGTCGGGTATCGCCCTGGCGTGCTACACCTTCATGCTGGCGCACTTCTACCCCCTCGATGCACTGCCGATCGGCCGTGAAAACCTGCAGATCTACGGCATGTGGCTGAGCTTCGCCCTGGCGGCTTCGGTGATCACCTTCTTCGCCGCCAAGATGGCCGAGGAGTTGCGCCGCCAGGAACGACTGCGCGCCCAGCGCCGCGAAGAGGGGCTGCGCGACCAGCAGCTGCTGGCCGTGGCCACCGAGGCCGCAGGCGCCGCCCACGAACTGGGCACGCCGCTGGCCACGATGAGCGTGCTGCTCAAGGAAATGCGTCAGGACCATCCCCAGCCCGAACTGCAGGAAGACCTGCAAGTGCTGCAGGATCAGGTCAAGCTGTGCAAGGAGACCCTGCAGCAACTGGTGCGCGCCGCCGAGGCCAACCGACGCATGGCGGTAGTCGACCAGCCGGTGACCGCCTGGCTCGACGAAGCCCTCAATCGCTGGCACCTGATGCGCCCCGAATCCAGCTATCGCTTCCATCGCGTGGGCCAGGGCGAGGTTCCCCACCTGGCGCCGCCGCCGGACCTTACCCAAGCGCTGCTCAACCTGCTCAACAACGCCGCCGACGCCTGCCCCGACAACCTCGAGGTCAAGCTGGACTGGGACAGCGAAGACATCTTCATCGTGATCCGTGACCACGGCGCGGGTGTCCCCCTGGCGATTGCCGAGCAGATCGGCAAGCCGTTCTTCACCACCAAGGGCAAGGGCTTCGGCCTTGGCCTGTTCTTGAGCAAGGCCAGCGTGACTCGTGCTGGCGGCTCGGTAAAACTCTATAGTCATGAAGAGGGCGGTACGCTCACCGAGCTGCGCCTGCCCCGTGGCGTCCGAGGAGATGATCAATGACTGACGAACACCAAGTCGAAGGCGAAGAGCTGCCGCACCTGTTGCTGGTGGACGACGACGCCACCTTTACCCGTGTCATGGCCCGCGCCATGAGCCGCCGGGGCTT encodes the following:
- a CDS encoding ATP-binding protein codes for the protein MLAHPMPLSASRQNLWRLTFIRTLVLAAQAGSVGFAYLTHLLPLPWLALSTTLAVSAILCALTVLRLRFSLPVTELEYALQLACDLLIHSVLLYYSGGGANPFVSYYLVPLTIAAVTLPWVYSLVLSGIALACYTFMLAHFYPLDALPIGRENLQIYGMWLSFALAASVITFFAAKMAEELRRQERLRAQRREEGLRDQQLLAVATEAAGAAHELGTPLATMSVLLKEMRQDHPQPELQEDLQVLQDQVKLCKETLQQLVRAAEANRRMAVVDQPVTAWLDEALNRWHLMRPESSYRFHRVGQGEVPHLAPPPDLTQALLNLLNNAADACPDNLEVKLDWDSEDIFIVIRDHGAGVPLAIAEQIGKPFFTTKGKGFGLGLFLSKASVTRAGGSVKLYSHEEGGTLTELRLPRGVRGDDQ
- a CDS encoding SIMPL domain-containing protein (The SIMPL domain is named for its presence in mouse protein SIMPL (signalling molecule that associates with mouse pelle-like kinase). Bacterial member BP26, from Brucella, was shown to assemble into a channel-like structure, while YggE from E. coli has been associated with resistance to oxidative stress.), which codes for MPVITRSAALVLGASLLSSLPALADEARYNQISLRAEVSQEVPRDLMLVTLYSEEQNADPAKLAAGISDTLNKALAQAREVKGVIVRQGSRNSYPIYDDKGQTITGWRERAEVRLESADFPALSKLTGELLQSLKMGAMDFSIADKTRKQSEDALLKEAVAAFKARAQLATDALGGKSYKVVNLNLNSAGYPRPYASAPMMMKAARADAAPVTPDVEAGTSEVSINADGVIEVMMP